The genomic window GCATGATATTAAGTAACTGATCGCGGTTTAAGACTTGATTGGGCTGCTCTAAAAAAATGTTCAGCAAGCGGTATTCGGCACCAGATAAAGCGACCACCATTTCATCCGGACTGATCAGGTGGCGCGCGGTTAAATCTAAAGTCCAGTCGGCAAATTTAAGCTTTTGAACTTCGGCGCCGCTGCCGTCATGTAAAGATGAATTACTACGACGCAAGACGCTGCGTATGCGTGCCAATAGCTCACGCGGCTCGAAAGGCTTAGCCAAATAATCGTCGGCCCCCATTTCCAGGCCGATGATGCGGTCTAGTGGCTCGCTTCTGGCGGTCAGCATAATCACAGGCATATTCGATTTTGCCCGCAAATTGCGGCATAGCGTTAAGCCATCATCGCCAGGCATATTTAAATCGAGCACCAGTAAATCGAATTTATGCTCGTTCAGCGTGGCCCACATGGCAAGGCCATCGGCCGCAGTCATGGCGAGATAGCCATTGAGCTCTAGGTAATCGGCCAGCAGGCTGCGTATTTCACTGTCATCGTCAACGATGAGTATCTTATTTGGGGTATCCATGCTTCTCATTATCGGTGCACCTCACTCTCATTGAAACTTTGATTTTGTATCGCTATGTTAGCGTAAGCCTGGTTTGAAACAGTGCGAAACAATCGGCCGCAGTATTCTGCTCACTCGTTACACTGCGATACAAAGCATTGATCTATGACACTTGTCTACGCGCTGTTTGCTGCAATATAGCTCATGTGCAAGGCAC from Undibacterium parvum includes these protein-coding regions:
- a CDS encoding response regulator, whose amino-acid sequence is MDTPNKILIVDDDSEIRSLLADYLELNGYLAMTAADGLAMWATLNEHKFDLLVLDLNMPGDDGLTLCRNLRAKSNMPVIMLTARSEPLDRIIGLEMGADDYLAKPFEPRELLARIRSVLRRSNSSLHDGSGAEVQKLKFADWTLDLTARHLISPDEMVVALSGAEYRLLNIFLEQPNQVLNRDQLLNIMHGRDADPFDRSIDIQISRLRQKLREDARTPQIIKTVRNGGYVLAVTVTAE